The proteins below come from a single Myripristis murdjan chromosome 10, fMyrMur1.1, whole genome shotgun sequence genomic window:
- the LOC115366131 gene encoding snRNA-activating protein complex subunit 1-like — protein MPRMKAIYSDFFWKPLTEDVEELLARFQHTDSVRFEHFSAIWREMGFSDVFRGIFGLTEMKRFCRVALTTAVKYFLPPHSYQIQVGGLYLMYAFYHTQLSIPPMKIRLALKDWAYVQKFLRDSIHAQHYDVVYILQKLFATRAIHYTAMPHFLSFQKLRKKESTESVCTAFLGRNSTVQELLSSEFLEELANIESHYQGMKKTMVEKNDNINIAHPDFSQRLYSCAGEFTSWQEKTFSNVKREADKCSGDEEKPMEAESRARLLSSIKNKSYSCYQEMSKSRRHRQVETVDSCTSEAEQSQETAASRRRRPLSLRARTWKKLSVPEDKSQIQAWLLSCPEHEKVPLKRTDQPAPIKW, from the coding sequence ATGCCCCGCATGAAGGCGATTTACTCTGATTTCTTCTGGAAACCTCTGACAGAGGacgtggaggagctgctggctcGCTTCCAGCACACCGACTCGGTGCGGTTTGAGCACTTCTCAGCCATCTGGAGGGAGATGGGCTTCTCGGACGTGTTCAGAGGCATTTTCGGCCTGACTGAAATGAAGAGGTTCTGCAGGGTGGCTTTGACCACAGCTGTCAAGTACTTCCTCCCTCCACACAGCTACCAGATTCAGGTTGGAGGCTTGTATTTGATGTATGCATTTTACCACACTCAACTTTCCATCCCTCCCATGAAGATCAGACTCGCCCTGAAGGACTGGGCCTATGTGCAGAAGTTCCTCAGAGACTCCATCCACGCCCAGCACTATGATGTGGTTTACATCCTGCAGAAGCTCTTTGCAACCAGAGCCATCCACTACACCGCCATgcctcactttctctccttccaGAAACTACGCAAGAAGGAGTCCACGGAGTCAGTGTGCACAGCATTTCTTGGCAGGAACAGCACCGTGCAGGAGCTGCTCAGCTCGGAGTTCCTGGAGGAGCTGGCCAACATCGAGAGCCACTATCAGGGGATGAAGAAGACCATGGTGGAGAAGAATGACAACATCAACATAGCCCATCCAGATTTTTCCCAACGCCTCTACAGCTGTGCAGGAGAGTTCACCTCTTGGCAGGAGAAGACCTTTTCAAACGTAAAACGAGAAGCAGACAAGTGCTCTGGTGACGAGGAGAAGCCGATGGAGGCTGAGTCCAGGGCTcggctcctctcctccatcaaGAACAAGAGCTACAGCTGCTACCAGGAGATGTCCAAGTCACGGAGGCACCGCCAGGTCGAGACGGTGGACTCCTGCACCTCAGAGGCAGAACAGAGCCAGGAGACGGCCGCCTCTCGCCGCAGGAGGCCCCTGTCCCTCCGGGCCCGCACCTGGAAGAAGCTCAGCGTGCCGGAGGACAAGAGCCAAATCCAGGCCTGGCTCCTCAGCTGCCCGGAGCACGAGAAGGTGCCGCTGAAGAGGACCGACCAGCCAGCACCCATCAAGTGGTGA